One Salvia splendens isolate huo1 chromosome 1, SspV2, whole genome shotgun sequence genomic window, CGTCGCTGGCAGGCTGCTAGCTCAGACCTCTTCTCCGACAGCGGGTCACGCGCGTCGAGGGCGTGCCCGCTGTCGTCGGGGAGCCCTATCCCGACCATGGAGTAGGAGTGGTAGTACTTCTTCTCGATGGTCCGGAGGGAGGAGGCCTTCTTCTCGAGCTCCTTGGATGCAGATTCGGTCCGTTTCTTGATCTTGAGTTCCTCCGTCTGCTTGGAGGTTATGGAGTGGACGACGTTGATGAAGCTCTTGATGGATTCGGAGGCGACGGTGTCCGGGACGCGGTCGAGCGCGAGTTTCCACTCATCACAGAAGGCGAAGACCTGGGATTGGTCTCTAGCCCCGTTGCTGGCCTCAGAATGCACAGGGATGAGGGTGAGTTTGAACCAACCGTGGAGGGAGCAGACAAAATCCCTCTGAAACTTCACCAGACGACAGAAACTGGAGTGCCACGCGGATACAGCTGACTCAAGATCGCGGGTTGCCTGCCTGTGCAGATCGGATGTTGATTCGCCTATATTTGTTTGGTTCACGAGACCGCGGACTTGCTGCACTATGTCGTTCTGGACCTCGTGGAACTGATTCATCGATTTCCACATGTACATAAACCTGCATTTCATTTTCAGTCACAATCAAATCATGGCAAACCACACAtttgtattttcatttttccaaGATGAATGATCTCTACTGAGAGAGATTAATAGTATAATCCTAGCAATTTCAACCTCCTCTAAACAGCGTCAAGGATTGATAATGCTCATTCGAAGGCAGCAAATGCACATATATATCAACACGAAAAAGACTATATAGGATTAAAATGGAATCATCTACCTATAGTAGTCTTTTTACCATTCTAAAAACAAGATTGGAAAAACAAATTTGGTTAGAGTAGTTGTTTTGGGAGGAACTTCAAACATATTGAGAACTGACATTTCATGGAAGCAGAGCAGATGAGATCAGACTTACCCATGGCAGAGTTCCACGAGCTGTGGGACAAGGTCGGAGTCTCTCAGACCAATAATAGCAGACGAAGTTGTTGACACCGCCTGAGATGTCACCACAATTAGAGACTGAAGCCTATTGATTGATGTCTTTGTTTTGTCCAAATTGGATTGGTCTTCACTCCGGTATTCCTGGGTCTGAAGTGTAGACAATTTCTTTTCGTGTTCAATTTTTACCCCTTCTCTTGCCTGAATATCATATCAACACCATAAAAAAAGAATCAGTAGAATTTTGTGGCACCACATTCAGCAAGAAAACCTCTACCGTCCCAAATTTCACATTACTCGAAGTAACACCAAATATCCGAGGCCCTCAAGAATAGGTTCGCACGCATAAACACGGAAAAAGGTACAAAAACCATACAACTGGAGGTATGAGTAAAAAAAGTAACTTCCTACAAATATAATCTATTGAAACATAGTTAAAGAAATATTGCTACAGCATATTGATCATTTTCTTTCTAGATGACAGCAAAACATCAGCTAGAACAAAAGACAAGTTATTTTTTGAAGACAAGACCTATCAGTATGGGACATGCTGACACCCCAAGTTAAATTCCAGGCTGTAACTGTCCCACACCATAAACAGTTAACTCTACACATTCCATAATAGTACAAGGAATCCAAGAAAATAATAAGCTTACAAAACAAAGAAGAAAGGTGCAACCAACGCCCAATTCACAAGCATATGCAATGTCCCCTAATCTTCAAAAAACAGTTTTGATCACGAAATGACTACAAAAAAACACATCTTTACTCACAATTATCAACTATGGCCATGTAAGAGaactaaaataataaagttGAAAATTCTAGATCCATACCTTCACTTCTTGATACAGTTTCTTCTCCCACGCCAAGAGCCGTTCCAATGTGGAGCAAAGACTCTTGGAATCACCCGACTGCTCGATTGAACTGGGATCCAACCGGTATTTAACAGCCAAAGGAGGTTTAGACGTCCAGCTAGAGCTCAAGTTACTTAGCATTCCACTAGAATGATACACTGTCTCTACAACAACACCCAAAGAAACAAACACTCAACTTTCTACACATCATATCTTATACACATCACAAATGTTGCATTAACTAATCACCATTTATCTAAGATATTCAATATGAAAAGACACCATCCATACATAGCAGCAGCAAACAATACTCAAATTCTGAATTCAATAATCCAAAAAGTTGAATACTTACTCTTCAATTGCTTGAAGCTCCGATCTAGCTGAGCCCTGCCAGTTTCCAGCATCTCGGAGACCTGGTCCCCGGAAGCTGCGGCCTTCTCGAAATACTCCCTGATAGCCGCCACGATCTCCACCAAGTCTTTGTGCCTCACCACGATCCTCCTGTCCAAATTCCCCTCCTTGAGATTCCCATCCCCCCAACTCGTCGACGACTTACCGTCTTCCTCCTCGTACAACTTCTCCGATTTGCTCGAGAACTTGGAATTTATATTATGATTGTGGGCCGCAGCTGCTGCGGCGGTAGAGGATTCGTTTTTCACGGAGCCAAGATTGGACCTAGTTCCAAAATCGGATCTTGACTTCAAATCCTCCCTCTCATTATCatcgtcgtcttcttcttcttcaccagATGAACTGCTGGTGCTACTGTAATGATCGTGATCGTGATCTCCCCATTCACTGCACTGCACCtcctctctctcggtttcttcctcctcctcactCTCCCACCGTTTCAAGCTCTGCCCTTTCTTCTGCATCGGCGGGGGGCCCCTGTTGTTGGGGTAGCGCGAAATCGAGGAGTAGTTGGAGGCCCTGTCGTCGAAATGCTGGCCCTGATCGGGGTGGCTCTGGTAGCGATCGTCGTGATCCCTCACGTTTGAGTAAGATGTGAAGCTGGAAGCTCTGTCGTCGATTTCGTTGTCGGTGTAGCGATCGTCGTCGGAATTGGCGGCGTGGTGCTTGGCGTTGCGGAGCTGCTCGAAGTGCTCGGAGCTCGGGGGAGAGGGAGGGGGGTAGAAATTGTCCCAATTCCACACGGAGGAGGTCTGGGAGGGTGTGGTGGAGTAGGTTGAGTGAGCTCTCGCGTTGTAATTGAAGTCGTGTGGTGGGGAAGAAGTGAAGCTGGAGTCAGAGAGGATGTGGGGAACTTTAGGCTTCTTCCGCCGCATCGGCGGCGGTGGTTGTTTTTCTTGGCGGTGGGAGGAAGCGGTGGACATAGGGGGCGGGGGCGGAGGGGGGTGGAGAGAGGGGCTGCGATGAGGAGGGGGCGGCGGCCTAGgtttggcggcggcggcggtggaggaggaggagggggtGCGGAGGAAGACGGCGGGGGCGTGCTGGGACACGGCGAGTGGCTCGCCGGAGGCGAAAGTGACGAGGGCGGAGCCGATGATGCGGAGGGAACGGCAGTAGTCTGCGTGGGCGGCGGCGAGGTGGTGGCGGGCGTGGACGGCCTCTTTCATCAGGCGGCGCCGCTCCTTACACCGCCGTACCGTGTCCTCGTTGTCCAGCTTCGACGCCGTGCAACCCATTTTTTTTGTTCCGAAGGGAGGGGAAGGCGGAGAGAGGCGGCGATTATGGAGAGAGTAGCGGTGGCGGAGGGAAGATTGAGACGATGGACAGTTGATTTCCCATCCGTGTGTGCTTTTTTTCTTTCCACACAGTTCACACACTACTTTACTCTAGTACACCACTACTTAAAGGAGAGGAGAATCATTTTTCtgttttctaattttcttcatttacagtgtctggaaaaaaaaattattatcaaAATCAGGAGAAATATGTATGCGTAGTGATGATGTATGCTCAAGATTGTTTTGTATTATGATGAATTTTGTGGATTTGtaagtaattaattattatgaTGTGATACTACTATTATAATAAATACCAGTTCCAATTGTCTTTCTGATAATTATATTTAAGATGCTATATTTCGTCAATggaaaaaagagtaaagtaattATAAAACTTGAATTTAAGTGCAAAGGCATCTGTAAAAAAAGTGAAAGTTGGCGACAAAGTTCCACAGTAACGATAGATTTTTGGTGGATGGGTGGGAGTGGGTGGCCTTAAATGGTAAATTCCTTTcccctttttcttatttttttagtttttttttattttcaatatgtTGACAGCTAGAGGTCAAAAAGAGGTTCAAGTGGTAAAATTCCAAGAAATCAAAAGAGGAAAAcaagaatatatatttatactaatATACAGTATACTTATTTCTTTTCTACCACAGAATATGTCGATAAGTGTATTGGCAGCTGAAATATGATTTCTATAATAGCTTATTTGTGAGTAATGTCGGTCCAGATATATGCTTTGTATGAAAAATGTGCTTTTCGCATTAAATGATTTTCTATTCTCTAACATGTTCTACTATGAATTTGTGACAGCAGTACTTCGAAATGCcaaatacaaatatatattcttttctcAAGAGATGATTAATGCATTTTTACATAAACCTAAATCTACGCATTGAAACGAGAGTTAAATTTCCCTTTCTTAAGATTCTAAAAGGCTTTGCTATATTCCCCCTTTCATCAcatttttctttcaatttttttcttttgggtGTTATTAAAATTCTCAAAAAGTCCTCCAGTTTTGAAACATAAAGCCCAAAAAAGTGGATATGCCCACTTTTGAATGTTGATATTGGGTGAATTCcctttatttaaaaattattattttgtaGGAAAAAGGAATTGATAGGAACATAGGTTGAAATTTGTGAGTTAAAGTTTTTCCACCTATACCCTATGATCCATGTATATCATTTCATTCTTCCATTAgcgttttattttattctttatttaaatCCCAATCAATATTTGTAACTTACCAATTATCATCAATCAAAAACGCTGTGTCTCCTTTTCTGGTTATTTTAACCTAACTGGCCACATCTTACGTTATACTCACGacaaaaaatattgaatttcaGATTATCCAAGTTcaataaatcaaatcaaatcaaatcagatCAAATAATTATTGCAACTCAAAAAACTAATTGGATTAGTTTCACCGCAATTCTGAACTGTAACAcattttaattagttaattatagCAAGGAAAATTCTGTAAAACACAGTATAAATGTAGTATACCCCTAGACTTTTACATTAATTAGTTAATCATAGCGAGGAAAATTATGTAATTCACAATATAAGGTCATCCACTaagctgtctctataccgtccttaactactatttgatcactatttgagggtcccactgtccttttttctccatcccttaactaagggacggaacctgcaacgctccgtcccttattccgtcccttaattactattcattcaattttattttttattttttttcccaacccaattcaatttaaacaacacaattcattaaaatgaaaacaacattacaacttaaacttaaaaaaaaaagaaaaaaagacataattaaaattttaaaaaaataaaaatgatacaatttaatcttctccgccaaatgtgcgcgggccagcgagtgggcgtcacgcatgcatcgggggcgcaacacgtcgcccgggcgcgtgacgggccggcgcgtcccttgtctcgcggatacgggctacgggacgtgacgaacgttgcaacgcgtcccgcgcgcgggacgcgtagtggattcTCTAAACGTAGTATATCCTCAAAGACTTTTACATTAACTAGTTAATCATAGCAAGAAAAATTCTGTAAAAcatgattaaattaataaacCCTCAAATCTTATACCACCAATCCATATATGGGTTGTTCGATTTGTAAGAATGTATATTGAGATTAAATATACATTGTGTTtgattcatgagattgaatctcacaactcaattctagatcgccaatcatgtgataattagtcatagtcaatctatcaactaaaataatcttacaacttaatcctagattatatcttggtactattttatctagtaaaccgaacaccaccataAGTTATTCCCTCTATCCAGTgatgttagggtcgcggggcgcaccgggtcgatgAGGTGAAAGTTCAGGTCGCGGGTCGATGAGTCGACGCggtcgagagacccacgaaTCTAGGCTtattttttttgccttttaatattaaatcaaataatatattgctctaacgtttataatatatcaaataatataaatgtagatgtaattcatgtgaatagagataaaatggaaaatagaaattatcaaaaatatcaaaacaattcataagtcataacacaaaataaataattgaaaccattgtctgaaaatatcaaaagaaaggaatatatgaagggtggcaACAAAAGATCTTTGAaccgaattctaaagtgtagaaagtaggtttgaaaagtttgatgtggtgcatacatatatatagagaattgagattgagaaagtCAGAAAACGTGTAATATATTTGAGAAAATAAGAGAGATCAGATTTTAGGTaagttttacttttatattatgtttattttagtaaaaacaAATCAGCATCGAAGGAAAGATTTACATAAAAAAGATTTAGGGATTTATCTTAAAACATGACTGCGCAGCATGTGTTTGGGCAACCCAGCCGACACACTCGACCCGGGCGACCCAACGGCGACCCTATATCTCGATctacccacccatgttggggcggtgatggtctcgacccaggcgacccgaacaacccgaacgacattttgacaacactgccTCTATCAGCCATTGATTGGCTCAATTTATTTTCGTCTATCCACGAATAATTACTCATTACGTTTcactattatttataataattaatcttAAATTCAACTAATAttatttcattcatatttttttactactataatttagaATCCACATTTAACAAACTTTTTTCTATTCACGTTTCAttatagtatttcttaaaacctgagTCGAATAGAGTCAAATCAAGCCAATTAATGGAAATAGAGAGAATATATTGGATCTTAGTATTTTTATAATCCAAATTATACATCCTCGGTACTCAtccaaacaattcaaacactTAACTATTTTTTTGTACTAAACCCTAAATCACAATACACTGGATCCAGTATATTTTACAGTGcagcaaaataaaaaatatgagtactACCCTAAGCTTTTACTTAAACATGGAAAGCCATTCCAAAGTATACAATTTGTTTATGGAGATCTAGATTCAGCTTTTGATCCCTCTGATCAGCTAAGTACAGCCCAGTGTACCCATTAATTAAGACAAAAAGATTTCACATAACCACCAAACCTATACTACTCTACACATAATAAAACCTGCAAACTACACTGAAGAGAAACTGTATTCAAAACAGAGAGGCCAGAAACCCTCCAAATAATTTCTGACCCAAACCTAAAAAGCTGCAATAATCTTCGtatgtttcatttattttataattctaTCTCGCCCAACTTAGTGGAATTGCTATTAGCATTTTAGTCTACAAGAGTAGAAACAAAAACAGTAGGGGTGTAGAAGATGACACAGGCTCCAATCCAAAGGAAAAATGATGGAACTAACTCTTATTTATCCAACCTAAAAAGATGGAAGTGCTACAGCCCCCACCTCTAAAATAAATTCTTTTGTCAGCATTAATTTTGTTGCCAATTGGCACAGCTGCCACTTATTGCAAGAAAGGGCCCAGCCCCCCACATATTTAATTTGCCAATCACACCTAAGATTATGTAGTATACAACTGTAGCCCCCCTTCCATCATTTTTAGTTCATATCTCAGCCTTGGATATCTCAAGTTTTTTAACGTGTATCAATTCCATCATAAAACAATAGAAAGTCTTTTGAAATTCAAAAGTGATTAAGGGCTTTTGAATATTTCGACATCAAGTGTAGAATGCAAGCCAGAAACTTCAAAAGCCCTCAATTAATTTGAAGATTCAAAATTTATTCTTTTGTTTCCATGACGGAATTAATACGTACTATATTAAAAAGGTCATGACAAAATCCGCAAGTTTTTAAAAGTGACAAAAGATTGAGATATAAATTGATATTAATCCATCTCTCTTGAACTCAAGGCAATCTGTACAGTGATGACAATAAATAGCCTCATCTACCAATCAAAGGGTTGTTGAGGAAAGAGAGAATGGAGACAtacctcttaaactggaaatgGAGGATTCCACACAAACTTTCCTGTGCTCTAAATTAAGGGTCCCTACCACGTTGTATTTGCAAACCAGCTAGCAAAAAAGGGAAATGATCTTATTATTAGAGTCAAACTACGGTACGTAATCCCACACATAAAGACTAACGAAAACGGTTCACAGACAGTAGCCCCACCATAGTTGCTTCACGTGCTTCGGCCTTCATTGCATTATAGTACCTATATATCTCTTTCTATTCTCAAGTATCAACATGGATCTCTCTTCTTACATATTTCTCGTGTGTAACGAGAAACGGATCCAAGGCTGAAATAGAAAATGTGTAGATGAGATTAGCAGCAGACCCCACAAATCAGAATATCTCACTCAATTTTCTAACAAAAAACAAAGTTGTGCAGGGCTTGGTTCTGACTACCATCCCTGGCTGATTCAACTATTTTCCTTGGCGTTATTGTAAGCTCTTCGAGCCTTGATTTTTGGTTAGCAATCTTCTACTGAAGACACTGACATCCTATGCCAAACAGTAGCAAAGTATACTATTCAAAAGATAGTTTTGCCTCAGATAGgtaaaaaatgatataaaaaaaaaattgcttcTGTTTAGGGGAAAAGCAAAACATATATTTGTTGCATCATGTAGCATTCTTTGAACTTAACTAGCATTAATGCTTATTCGCATCCGAATAAGAGATGAATAACAAAAGGAAGATATAAGAATGCAAAATAACCACTAGGGCTTCAGCAAAGATACTTCCTTGTAACATGGAATCAAAACAAGATGTTGTCCTTATGCCACTAGATATACATGGAATTGGAATCCCCACAATTAAGTGAAACTCTACAAAAGTGGGTATTGCATAGTTCCAAGTCTACAAGAAGTTTTTACAACATCAACTTACAACTCTTTTAGATGGAACTATTCGTCACCTCCATTGCGTACTCATACCAGGATAGACCTAAGAAGTTAATTACAAAGTCTTAGAATCCCAAAAGTTTCTTTCATTGGACATAGTTGATCAATGAAACTTACTGTTGCAGTTATTCACTGGGCCAGGCAAAAATTCTGGCATGTCTAGAGCAGGATTATCTATCATATTAGCCATTCTACTTTTCGTTACACTACCATTTGTCAAAGTCCTATAGATCACAAAATAACACAAATTCATTCCTTGTAAGAGAATTATAGTTTTTGAGATGCCTgtaaatactccttccgtcctatAGAAATAGGCTAATTGGAGATGCCACATATTTTAATACCTAATTGGTCAAGtatgagagaagaagaaaaaatagtttaaatAGTATAGTGGATGGTAGGGcatataaatgataaagtaaaaaggagaaaaagtttccataaatgaatattgactatttctatgggacggatgaaaaaggaTATTCAACATATTgctatgggacggatgaaaaaggaTATTCAACATATTGCTATGGGATGGAGAGTATCAAATAGTATGAAATTGTTGGAGCAGTAGGTCCTTTATGGAAAGAAGTAATGGGGAATGAGAGGTGgaacataaattaaataagCTGCCACCAAAGTCTTTTAGAATATGAGCTTGAAATAAAAACATGGAGTGTTCTTGATCAGAGAAACCTGGAGCCAAAAATCATGTGAGGCCTATTTTAGGATTCCTAGCCATGAATCTGTGTACAGATCAAAACAACTATACCAGGGATCTAGAAGAGCAGACTCTTCTTGCCCCATTGCaacaaaatttgtgaaatttaaGAATTACCTTTCTGCACTTATATGTTCATTTCAATAACCTTTTTGATTCCCAATTTCGCAATTTATCTTTGATTTCGACTGCAAGCGAGCCTCTTCGTTATTTACCTAGTAAGTATGTACTTTCTTCTTTCCTTCTTGTTCTCTACTTTTGATTTAGCTTACTGATAAGTAACTTTGAAGAACAAAAACAATTCATAAATGACTTATTTTGATAGTGTTATGAAAGTATGCAAAAGATCGATGATAACAACAACCATGCGGCGAAAGAAAGAACACtagagttttacgtggttcgatcgtaagatctacgtccacggccaaagacaatatgattcagtatattgagaaatatgcagagatttacaattactcaagaactctctccaagaactcaacacctctaatctaattctaaaccaagaactaatcaagtgatagtttggagactcttttcttgaatatcgaagtagctgattaactttttcagatgcagccttcgtctgctttatatcagtcccttcatcctccaacggctctcttgagatgttagttaacaaaccagttataactgttccaacggctacttcccgtttcttggtttgcatcaacatgccgaagtgctgcatgatgccgagctcaataaaatgccgagctcaataaaatgccgagctcaataaaatgccgagctcaataaaatcttgaacgagctcaacctctaacaaatctgcagctgttgagaatgacattgattttagcttgctgcatccaacggtgattgtgagattatactccaacaaactccaccttaaTCTCAGAATCAACAATGAATCATAATCCTCTGACAAAACCTCAAACTCATCACTCCACAAGTCCCACCAGCCCCAAGCAGTATTTAAACTTCATGGCTGGCAACGGCTTTGTCAACATATCAGCCGCATTATGCTCAGTAGATATTTTCACCATCTTGACTTCACCTCTCTGTATTTCATCCCTTATGAAGTGCAtccgcacatctatgtgcttactTCTTTCGTGAAACACTTGGTGTTTGGCAAGGCATAAGGCGCTGCTGCTGTCACAGTTTATCTCCACTGTGTCTTGCTTCTCCCCAAAATCTTCTAGGATTCCCTTCAGCCATATT contains:
- the LOC121808944 gene encoding nitrate regulatory gene2 protein-like, with protein sequence MGCTASKLDNEDTVRRCKERRRLMKEAVHARHHLAAAHADYCRSLRIIGSALVTFASGEPLAVSQHAPAVFLRTPSSSSTAAAAKPRPPPPPHRSPSLHPPPPPPPMSTASSHRQEKQPPPPMRRKKPKVPHILSDSSFTSSPPHDFNYNARAHSTYSTTPSQTSSVWNWDNFYPPPSPPSSEHFEQLRNAKHHAANSDDDRYTDNEIDDRASSFTSYSNVRDHDDRYQSHPDQGQHFDDRASNYSSISRYPNNRGPPPMQKKGQSLKRWESEEEEETEREEVQCSEWGDHDHDHYSSTSSSSGEEEEDDDDNEREDLKSRSDFGTRSNLGSVKNESSTAAAAAAHNHNINSKFSSKSEKLYEEEDGKSSTSWGDGNLKEGNLDRRIVVRHKDLVEIVAAIREYFEKAAASGDQVSEMLETGRAQLDRSFKQLKKTVYHSSGMLSNLSSSWTSKPPLAVKYRLDPSSIEQSGDSKSLCSTLERLLAWEKKLYQEVKAREGVKIEHEKKLSTLQTQEYRSEDQSNLDKTKTSINRLQSLIVVTSQAVSTTSSAIIGLRDSDLVPQLVELCHGFMYMWKSMNQFHEVQNDIVQQVRGLVNQTNIGESTSDLHRQATRDLESAVSAWHSSFCRLVKFQRDFVCSLHGWFKLTLIPVHSEASNGARDQSQVFAFCDEWKLALDRVPDTVASESIKSFINVVHSITSKQTEELKIKKRTESASKELEKKASSLRTIEKKYYHSYSMVGIGLPDDSGHALDARDPLSEKRSELAACQRRVEDEMMKHSKAVEVTRAMTLNNIQTGLPGVFQAMTSFSALMTEALEAVCTRSYSI